The following coding sequences are from one Vibrio syngnathi window:
- the rodA gene encoding rod shape-determining protein RodA: MKLDPSTGRNRALFERLHIDLPLLLGILVLMGFALLIMYSASGQSLAMMDRQAMRMVLSLGVMIFLAQISPRTYETLAPLLFAGGVILLLGVLFFGEASKGAQRWLNFGFIRFQPSELLKLAVPLMLARFIGKRSLPPTFQTLAISLVMVFVPTILIAKQPDLGTSILIAASGIFVIFLAGISWKIIASAVIALGGFIPILWFFLMREYQKVRVRTLFDPESDPLGAGYHIIQSKIAIGSGGISGKGWLQGTQSQLEFIPERHTDFIFAVIAEEWGMIGILFLLAIYLFIIGRGLVLASQAQTAFGRMMGGSIVLSFFVYIFVNIGMVSGILPVVGVPLPLVSYGGTSMVTLMAGFGILMSIHTHRKAFSKAT; the protein is encoded by the coding sequence ATGAAACTTGATCCTTCAACTGGACGAAATAGAGCCCTATTTGAACGGCTGCATATCGACCTACCGCTATTGCTTGGCATTCTGGTTTTAATGGGCTTTGCCCTATTGATCATGTACAGCGCCAGCGGACAAAGTCTTGCGATGATGGATCGCCAAGCAATGCGTATGGTGTTGTCTTTAGGTGTGATGATCTTCTTAGCGCAAATCTCACCCCGAACTTACGAGACATTAGCCCCGCTACTGTTTGCGGGCGGTGTTATCTTACTGTTAGGCGTATTGTTCTTTGGTGAAGCATCTAAAGGTGCACAGCGTTGGTTAAACTTCGGCTTTATTCGATTTCAACCTTCTGAACTATTGAAGCTTGCAGTTCCTTTGATGTTAGCAAGGTTTATTGGTAAACGCTCACTACCACCGACGTTCCAAACCTTGGCTATTTCATTAGTGATGGTGTTTGTACCTACAATTCTTATCGCTAAACAGCCAGATTTAGGAACATCTATTCTGATTGCAGCCTCTGGTATCTTCGTGATATTTCTGGCAGGTATAAGTTGGAAGATCATTGCCAGTGCCGTGATTGCACTGGGTGGGTTTATTCCAATCTTATGGTTCTTCTTGATGCGTGAATATCAAAAAGTGCGAGTAAGAACCCTTTTTGATCCTGAGTCAGATCCATTAGGTGCAGGCTATCACATCATCCAAAGTAAGATTGCAATCGGCTCTGGTGGTATATCAGGAAAAGGTTGGCTGCAAGGTACCCAATCTCAACTAGAGTTCATTCCAGAGCGCCATACTGACTTTATTTTTGCGGTCATCGCCGAAGAGTGGGGCATGATTGGGATTTTGTTTTTGCTTGCTATCTACCTGTTCATTATTGGCCGAGGCTTAGTGCTTGCAAGCCAAGCTCAAACAGCATTTGGTCGAATGATGGGCGGCAGTATTGTACTGAGTTTCTTCGTCTATATTTTCGTAAACATAGGTATGGTTAGCGGCATTCTACCTGTGGTTGGTGTCCCTCTACCTCTAGTCAGTTATGGCGGTACCTCGATGGTTACCCTTATGGCCGGTTTCGGTATTTTAATGTCAATCCATACACACAGAAAAGCATTCTCAAAGGCGACCTAA
- the mrdA gene encoding penicillin-binding protein 2, protein MLRKRSQIRDYKAEARLFTSRAFVAFAGIIVMMGLLVVNLYNIQVNQYQDYKTRSNDNRIKVVPIAPNRGLIYDRNGVLLAENRPVFNLEIIPEKVNDMEDTLVRLQALIEIPPERIERFNHDRRNSRRFKSVPILNQLTEEQVAVFSVNQHKFPGVEVTGTLKRFYPYGDVLTHVIGYVSRINDRDMQRLVREEKDANYQATRDIGKLGIERYYEDMLHGTAGYQEVEVNSRGRVIRTLKFVPSAPGKDIVLNLDIKLQLYVHKLLDGRRGSAVVLDPKDNGVLAMVSSPSYDPNAFVHGISSKGYNALLQDKDRPLVNRATLGIYPPASTIKPFIAVAALQEGVITPNTTRNDPGYWKIPNSKTKPFRDWLRWGHGVVDIEKAIEESVDTFFYQISFDLGIDRLSQWMMLFGFGDYTGIDIYEESKANMPTREWKMARHRVPWYQGDTIPVGIGQGYWTATPMQIAKATSVLVNEGEVTAPHLLRATIENSQPFDAQTLSEIETYPPVTGVKQKYWDIAQEGMRRVNHGKKGTARRSFQKMSYQTAGKSGTAQVFGLKEDEEYNADEIAEHLRDHALFTGYAPFEDPEAVVTIVLENAGGGSSNGGPVVRRILDHIILAEDYESEPIK, encoded by the coding sequence ATGTTACGTAAACGTAGCCAAATTCGTGATTACAAAGCAGAAGCACGACTATTTACTAGTCGTGCTTTTGTTGCGTTTGCAGGGATTATAGTGATGATGGGGTTACTGGTTGTAAACCTTTACAACATTCAGGTAAATCAATATCAGGACTATAAAACCCGCTCCAACGACAACCGTATAAAGGTCGTTCCAATCGCACCGAACCGTGGTTTGATTTATGACCGCAACGGAGTACTTCTTGCTGAAAACCGCCCCGTTTTCAACCTAGAGATCATCCCAGAAAAAGTCAACGATATGGAAGATACGCTTGTTCGTTTGCAAGCGTTAATTGAAATACCACCGGAACGTATAGAACGTTTTAATCATGATCGCCGGAATTCACGTCGCTTCAAATCAGTGCCGATTCTGAATCAGCTCACCGAAGAACAAGTTGCGGTTTTTTCTGTTAATCAGCACAAATTTCCGGGTGTTGAAGTGACAGGGACGCTAAAGCGATTTTACCCTTATGGTGATGTGCTGACTCACGTTATTGGCTACGTATCTCGTATCAACGACCGCGATATGCAGCGCTTGGTACGCGAAGAGAAAGACGCCAATTACCAAGCCACCCGCGATATCGGAAAACTCGGTATTGAGCGCTATTACGAAGATATGTTACACGGCACCGCTGGTTATCAAGAAGTCGAAGTTAACAGCCGTGGACGAGTGATCCGCACTCTTAAATTTGTGCCTTCGGCTCCAGGCAAAGATATCGTGCTTAATCTAGATATCAAACTTCAGCTATACGTTCACAAACTGCTTGATGGACGTCGAGGCTCAGCCGTAGTTCTGGATCCGAAAGACAATGGCGTGTTAGCCATGGTATCGAGCCCAAGTTACGACCCGAATGCATTCGTACATGGTATTTCCTCGAAAGGTTATAATGCCCTGCTACAAGACAAAGACCGACCTTTGGTTAACCGTGCAACGCTTGGGATTTATCCACCAGCTTCTACGATCAAACCATTTATTGCCGTTGCAGCGCTGCAAGAAGGCGTGATTACACCGAACACCACGCGTAACGACCCAGGTTATTGGAAGATACCCAACTCGAAAACAAAACCGTTTCGTGACTGGTTACGCTGGGGACATGGCGTCGTTGACATAGAGAAAGCCATTGAAGAATCGGTTGATACCTTCTTCTACCAGATTTCATTTGATTTAGGCATCGACCGCTTATCTCAATGGATGATGCTATTCGGTTTCGGTGATTACACTGGTATCGATATTTACGAAGAAAGCAAAGCAAATATGCCCACGCGTGAATGGAAAATGGCAAGACACCGTGTACCTTGGTATCAAGGTGACACCATCCCTGTCGGCATTGGGCAAGGCTACTGGACAGCAACACCAATGCAGATTGCAAAAGCGACCTCTGTATTGGTCAATGAAGGGGAAGTAACAGCCCCCCATTTACTTCGAGCTACAATTGAGAATAGCCAACCGTTCGACGCACAAACGCTCTCTGAAATCGAAACGTATCCTCCGGTTACTGGCGTTAAGCAGAAATACTGGGATATCGCACAAGAAGGCATGAGACGGGTCAACCACGGAAAGAAAGGCACAGCAAGACGCTCATTCCAAAAAATGTCTTATCAAACGGCTGGTAAATCAGGTACTGCACAAGTATTCGGTCTAAAAGAAGATGAAGAGTACAACGCAGATGAGATCGCAGAGCATTTACGCGATCACGCCCTCTTCACCGGTTATGCGCCTTTTGAAGATCCTGAAGCGGTCGTAACTATCGTTTTGGAGAATGCTGGCGGTGGTTCATCAAATGGTGGCCCAGTTGTAAGAAGAATTTTAGACCATATTATTCTTGCAGAAGATTATGAAAGTGAGCCAATAAAATAA
- the rlmH gene encoding 23S rRNA (pseudouridine(1915)-N(3))-methyltransferase RlmH, with the protein MKIQLIAVGTKMPKWVEEGFKEYKRRFPHDMPLELIEITAGKRGKNADIARILQKEGEAMLAAVPKGNRIVTLDIPGKKWDTPQLAEQLESWKLDGRDVSILIGGPEGLAPACKAAADQSWSLSALTLPHPLVRVIMAESLYRAWSVTANHPYHRE; encoded by the coding sequence TTGAAGATCCAGTTAATCGCAGTTGGTACAAAAATGCCAAAGTGGGTTGAAGAAGGGTTTAAAGAATATAAACGCCGCTTCCCTCATGATATGCCATTGGAACTCATTGAAATTACTGCTGGAAAACGCGGTAAAAATGCCGATATTGCACGTATTCTCCAAAAAGAAGGCGAAGCAATGTTAGCTGCAGTTCCAAAAGGTAATCGCATTGTTACGCTCGATATCCCGGGAAAAAAATGGGATACGCCCCAACTCGCAGAGCAATTGGAAAGTTGGAAGCTGGATGGGCGTGACGTTTCTATCCTTATTGGCGGGCCTGAAGGATTAGCACCAGCATGTAAAGCGGCAGCAGACCAAAGTTGGTCTCTGTCAGCACTTACTCTCCCTCACCCACTAGTACGCGTTATCATGGCTGAAAGCTTGTATCGAGCTTGGAGCGTCACTGCTAACCACCCTTATCATCGAGAATAA
- the rsfS gene encoding ribosome silencing factor yields MLREELKDFLADKADDMKAESIVTIDVEGKSSVTDYMIVCTGTSKRHVASIAQHVADEVRKAGMNPLGMDGQQEGEWVVLDMGTSMLHVMQEEHRELYQLEKLWG; encoded by the coding sequence GTGTTACGTGAAGAACTAAAAGATTTTCTTGCAGACAAAGCCGACGACATGAAAGCAGAATCGATTGTGACTATCGATGTAGAAGGCAAATCAAGTGTTACTGACTACATGATTGTTTGTACTGGTACATCGAAGCGCCATGTTGCCTCTATTGCACAGCATGTTGCTGATGAAGTGCGCAAGGCAGGCATGAATCCCCTTGGCATGGACGGCCAACAAGAAGGTGAATGGGTTGTTCTAGATATGGGCACGAGCATGCTTCACGTTATGCAAGAAGAGCATCGTGAACTGTACCAACTAGAAAAACTTTGGGGCTAA
- the holA gene encoding DNA polymerase III subunit delta translates to MRIFADRLSEQLAKQLSNVYLIFGNEPLLQQESREAIQKTAKEQGFEERHRFAIDSSLDWNQVYDCTQALSLFSSRQVIELELPESGVNAAIAKELLAISEHIHNDILLILIGTKLTKAQESAKWFKALSNQGHWISCLTPDVSRLPQFVQTRCRQIGLSPDPEAIQMLAQWHEGNLFALTQSLEKLALQYPDGKLTLVRLEESLSRHNHFTPFHWSDALLAGKGNRAQRILRQLEAEGIEPVILLRSIQRELALLLQMQQQMKRMPITQVFEKQRIWQSKKPLYNAALTRVSISQLHSLFALLTQAELMTKTQYEQSPWPLIHQLSVEFCIPSASIPFHA, encoded by the coding sequence ATGCGTATTTTTGCTGATCGTTTATCTGAGCAACTTGCTAAGCAGTTAAGTAACGTTTACCTAATTTTTGGTAACGAACCTTTACTGCAGCAGGAAAGCCGAGAAGCGATTCAAAAGACAGCCAAAGAGCAAGGCTTCGAAGAACGCCACCGCTTTGCTATTGATAGCAGTTTGGACTGGAATCAAGTCTACGACTGCACTCAAGCATTGAGCCTATTCTCTAGTCGTCAGGTCATCGAACTTGAATTACCAGAGTCCGGGGTCAATGCGGCGATTGCAAAAGAGCTACTCGCAATCTCTGAGCATATACACAACGATATTCTATTGATCTTGATTGGCACTAAGCTCACTAAGGCTCAAGAAAGTGCGAAGTGGTTTAAAGCGCTGTCTAATCAGGGTCACTGGATCAGCTGCCTAACCCCAGACGTTAGCCGATTACCTCAATTTGTCCAAACGCGCTGTCGTCAAATCGGCTTGTCACCGGATCCTGAAGCGATACAAATGCTGGCACAATGGCATGAGGGTAATCTATTTGCACTCACCCAAAGCCTAGAAAAACTGGCTCTCCAATACCCAGATGGAAAGCTCACATTAGTACGCTTAGAAGAATCGCTGAGTCGGCACAACCATTTTACTCCCTTCCATTGGAGTGATGCGTTATTAGCAGGCAAAGGCAACCGCGCACAACGAATCCTGCGTCAGTTAGAAGCCGAAGGTATCGAACCCGTTATCTTATTGCGCAGCATACAACGTGAGCTTGCTCTGCTATTACAAATGCAGCAACAAATGAAACGGATGCCAATCACGCAGGTATTTGAAAAGCAACGTATCTGGCAATCTAAAAAACCTCTTTATAACGCCGCGCTAACAAGAGTTTCGATATCTCAATTACACTCCCTGTTTGCGCTGCTCACTCAAGCAGAATTGATGACAAAAACGCAATATGAACAGTCGCCTTGGCCACTAATTCATCAGTTAAGCGTAGAGTTTTGTATCCCGTCAGCTTCAATCCCATTTCACGCATAA
- the lptE gene encoding LPS assembly lipoprotein LptE, whose protein sequence is MRLNSLYSLKVTIVVLTVSLLSACGFHLRGDYSVPEELNKISVTSYDQYSTFTRMMKSQLRMNDVEIVPAAENIPNLHIISEGVGERTLSLYQNTRAAEKELTLNASYRVTIPELGDKTFSTSVTRSYLDNPLTALAKSVERDMIEDEMRKLATSQILRQMARLKATIAADNMALEELEQVQVKELEKQYNIKNIEIDDVEFDASAAPDAEPAVTVEQ, encoded by the coding sequence ATGCGCCTGAATTCACTATATTCATTGAAAGTTACTATTGTTGTTCTAACCGTTAGCCTACTGAGCGCCTGTGGTTTTCACCTACGTGGTGATTACTCTGTGCCAGAAGAACTCAACAAGATCTCTGTGACCAGTTACGACCAATACAGTACGTTTACACGTATGATGAAAAGCCAGCTGCGTATGAATGATGTAGAAATAGTGCCAGCGGCTGAAAATATCCCTAACCTGCACATCATTAGTGAAGGCGTCGGTGAGCGCACCCTGTCTCTTTACCAAAACACTCGTGCCGCTGAGAAAGAACTGACGCTCAATGCATCATATCGTGTGACGATACCAGAGCTAGGCGACAAAACCTTCTCAACCAGCGTAACCCGAAGCTATTTGGACAACCCACTAACAGCGCTCGCGAAATCGGTTGAACGTGACATGATTGAAGATGAGATGCGCAAGTTGGCAACAAGCCAAATCCTTCGCCAGATGGCCCGTCTGAAAGCGACTATTGCCGCTGATAACATGGCTCTAGAAGAACTTGAACAAGTTCAAGTGAAAGAGCTTGAGAAACAATACAACATCAAGAACATCGAAATTGACGACGTTGAGTTCGACGCAAGTGCAGCACCTGATGCTGAGCCTGCCGTAACTGTCGAGCAATAG
- the leuS gene encoding leucine--tRNA ligase: MQEQYNPQEIEQKVQQHWDDSETFVVSEDPNKEKFYCLSMFPYPSGRLHMGHVRNYTIGDVVSRFQRLQGKNVMQPIGWDAFGLPAENAAVKNNTAPAPWTYENIEYMKNQLKLLGFGYDWKREFATCTPEYYRWEQEFFTKLYEQGLVYKKTSSVNWCPNDQTVLANEQVEDGCCWRCDTPVEQKKIPQWFIKITEYAQELLDDLDNLEGWPEMVKTMQRNWIGRSEGVELSFAVNGEEAPLEVYTTRPDTLMGVSYVGIAAGHPLAEKASQNNPELAAFVEECRNTKVAEAELATMEKKGMDTGLTAIHPLNGRVVPVYVANFVLMDYGTGAVMAVPAHDQRDYEFATKYGIDIIPVIKPEDGSELDVSEAAYTEKGVLFDSGEFDGLAFQEAFDAIAAKLESEGKGKKTVNFRLRDWGVSRQRYWGAPIPMVTTEDGEVHPVPADQLPVILPEDVVMDGVTSPIKADLEWAKTTFNGEPALRETDTFDTFMESSWYYARYCSPQADDILDPEKANYWLPVDQYVGGIEHACMHLLYSRFFHKLLRDAGYVTSDEPFKQLLCQGMVLADAFYHTNDKGTKEWIAPTDVTIDRDAKGRIEKAVDNQGRDVEHSGMIKMSKSKNNGIDPQEMVDKYGADTVRLFMMFASPADMTLEWQESGVEGANRFLKRVWKLVHAHSAKGAAESVDASALSGDQKALRRDIHKTIAKVTDDIGRRQTFNTAIAAIMELMNKLAKAPQESVQDRAILDEALKAVVRMLYPMTPHISYEMWIALGESNVDSATWPTFDEKALVEDEKTIVVMINGKLRAKLTVAADATEEQVRELGLNDENAKKFLDGLTIRKVIFVPGKLLNIVAN; encoded by the coding sequence ATGCAAGAACAATATAACCCGCAAGAGATTGAACAAAAGGTTCAACAACACTGGGATGACAGCGAGACTTTCGTTGTAAGTGAAGACCCAAATAAAGAAAAATTCTACTGTCTTTCTATGTTCCCGTACCCAAGTGGCCGACTGCACATGGGTCACGTGCGTAACTACACCATCGGTGATGTGGTATCTCGTTTCCAACGTCTACAAGGCAAAAACGTAATGCAGCCAATCGGTTGGGATGCATTCGGCCTACCTGCAGAAAACGCAGCTGTAAAAAACAACACAGCACCTGCTCCGTGGACTTACGAAAACATCGAATACATGAAAAACCAGCTTAAACTTTTAGGCTTTGGTTACGACTGGAAACGTGAATTCGCAACATGTACACCTGAGTACTATCGTTGGGAACAAGAGTTCTTCACAAAACTCTACGAACAAGGCCTAGTTTACAAGAAGACTTCTTCTGTTAACTGGTGTCCAAACGACCAAACTGTACTAGCGAACGAGCAAGTAGAGGACGGTTGCTGCTGGCGTTGTGATACTCCGGTAGAACAAAAGAAGATCCCACAGTGGTTCATTAAGATCACTGAGTACGCTCAAGAGCTGCTAGACGATCTAGACAACCTTGAAGGTTGGCCTGAAATGGTTAAGACCATGCAGCGCAACTGGATCGGTCGCTCTGAAGGTGTTGAACTATCTTTCGCTGTTAACGGCGAAGAAGCGCCGCTAGAAGTGTACACAACACGTCCAGACACACTAATGGGTGTTTCTTACGTTGGTATCGCTGCAGGTCACCCTCTTGCAGAGAAAGCATCACAGAACAACCCTGAGCTTGCAGCATTCGTTGAAGAATGTCGTAACACCAAAGTGGCTGAAGCTGAACTTGCAACGATGGAAAAGAAAGGTATGGATACTGGCCTAACAGCTATCCACCCTCTTAACGGTCGCGTTGTTCCTGTTTACGTAGCTAACTTCGTTCTTATGGATTACGGCACAGGTGCTGTAATGGCGGTTCCTGCTCACGACCAACGTGACTACGAATTCGCAACTAAGTACGGCATCGATATCATCCCAGTAATCAAGCCAGAAGACGGTTCTGAGCTAGATGTGTCTGAAGCGGCTTACACTGAGAAAGGTGTACTGTTCGATTCTGGCGAATTCGATGGCCTTGCGTTCCAAGAAGCATTCGACGCAATCGCAGCGAAGCTTGAATCTGAAGGTAAAGGTAAGAAGACAGTAAACTTCCGTCTACGTGACTGGGGCGTTTCTCGTCAGCGTTACTGGGGTGCTCCAATCCCAATGGTAACCACTGAAGACGGTGAAGTTCACCCAGTACCAGCAGACCAACTGCCAGTCATTCTTCCAGAAGACGTGGTAATGGATGGCGTAACTAGCCCAATTAAAGCTGACTTAGAGTGGGCTAAAACAACATTCAATGGCGAACCGGCGTTACGTGAAACTGATACGTTCGATACGTTCATGGAATCTTCATGGTACTACGCACGTTACTGTTCACCACAAGCTGATGACATTCTAGATCCAGAGAAAGCAAACTACTGGTTGCCAGTTGACCAATACGTTGGTGGTATTGAGCATGCATGTATGCACTTACTTTACTCTCGTTTCTTCCACAAACTTCTTCGTGATGCGGGTTACGTGACATCTGATGAACCGTTCAAGCAACTTTTATGTCAAGGCATGGTTCTAGCTGACGCGTTCTACCACACGAACGATAAAGGCACGAAAGAGTGGATTGCTCCAACTGACGTGACTATCGACCGTGACGCGAAAGGCCGCATTGAAAAAGCAGTCGATAACCAAGGCCGCGACGTTGAGCACTCAGGCATGATCAAAATGTCTAAGTCTAAGAACAACGGTATCGACCCCCAAGAGATGGTAGACAAGTACGGTGCTGATACGGTACGTCTATTCATGATGTTTGCATCACCTGCAGACATGACGCTTGAGTGGCAAGAGTCTGGTGTTGAAGGCGCAAACCGTTTCCTTAAGCGTGTTTGGAAACTAGTTCACGCTCACTCTGCTAAAGGTGCTGCTGAATCTGTTGACGCTTCTGCGCTATCTGGCGACCAGAAAGCACTTCGTCGTGATATCCACAAGACTATCGCGAAAGTAACGGACGATATCGGCCGTCGCCAAACATTCAACACTGCCATCGCTGCGATCATGGAACTGATGAACAAGCTAGCGAAAGCGCCACAAGAATCTGTACAAGATCGTGCAATTCTTGATGAAGCGCTAAAAGCGGTTGTTCGCATGCTTTACCCAATGACTCCACACATCTCTTACGAAATGTGGATTGCACTTGGTGAATCAAACGTAGACTCAGCAACATGGCCAACTTTCGATGAGAAAGCGCTAGTTGAAGACGAGAAGACTATCGTTGTAATGATCAACGGTAAGCTACGAGCAAAACTAACGGTTGCTGCTGACGCGACAGAAGAGCAAGTTCGTGAACTTGGTCTAAATGATGAGAACGCTAAGAAGTTCCTAGATGGCTTAACTATCCGTAAAGTTATCTTCGTACCTGGTAAGCTTCTAAACATCGTTGCGAACTAA
- a CDS encoding zinc ribbon-containing protein → MPKKKALYEEVVEEVIETLKHSPEELNNKIETSGKYAKAANDMTKDELSLISAYVKSDLKEFSESYEESKGGPFYLMITDSIWQGLLDITDRTKVEWVELFQDLEHQGLYQAGEVIGLGTLVCDECGHQTEYNHPTNIIPCIKCGSTGFSRKALKP, encoded by the coding sequence ATGCCGAAGAAAAAAGCACTCTATGAAGAAGTCGTCGAAGAGGTGATAGAAACGCTGAAGCATAGTCCTGAAGAGCTTAACAACAAAATAGAAACGTCAGGTAAATATGCGAAAGCAGCCAATGACATGACCAAAGACGAATTGTCATTGATTTCGGCCTACGTGAAGTCGGACTTAAAAGAGTTCTCCGAAAGCTATGAAGAGAGTAAAGGTGGTCCATTTTATTTAATGATCACAGATTCTATTTGGCAAGGACTCTTGGATATCACTGATCGTACTAAGGTGGAATGGGTTGAACTGTTCCAAGATCTAGAACACCAAGGCTTGTATCAAGCGGGTGAAGTCATTGGTTTAGGAACCTTAGTATGTGACGAGTGTGGTCATCAAACCGAATATAATCACCCAACCAATATCATTCCATGCATTAAATGTGGCTCTACAGGGTTTAGCCGAAAAGCCCTTAAGCCGTAA
- the lnt gene encoding apolipoprotein N-acyltransferase — translation MTKTFIHRLLRPLAAVFVGAITTLSFAPYSIWPLAILSPALLLLLIHNRSPKSALWIGYAWGLGQFTTGISWVYVSIDGFGGMPLAANLFLMALLVGYLAVYSGLFTWSLNKYFPANNLSRFFLAAPALWLICDWLRGWVMTGFPWLWLGYSQIDSPLGSFAPIGGVELVTLAIIVSASAFAYAIVNRAWSIAIIPAVVFCAGFGIRNIDWVTPNPEKTTSVVLIQGNVDQDSKWLPSHRWPTMMKYTDLSRENWDADIIIWPEAAIPAFEVEIPSFLRNLDSAAKMNNSSIITGVLNQSEDKKYYNSVLSLGVNPYGEYSYDPDERYHKHHLLPFGEFVPFEDILRPLAPFFNLPMSSFSRGDFVQPNIVANGRHLAPALCYEIIFNDQVRQNVTDETDFILTLSNDAWFGRSIGPLQHMEIAQMRALELGKPVIRSTNNGVTAVTDYKGNIIKQVPQFETAVLKAELISTDGQTPYHTVGTWPLYIWAMLSLVAGWFMRRKD, via the coding sequence ATGACTAAGACCTTTATTCATCGCCTATTACGGCCGCTTGCGGCCGTTTTTGTTGGCGCTATAACTACCCTTTCATTCGCTCCATATTCAATATGGCCTCTTGCTATTCTCAGCCCAGCTTTGTTGCTGTTACTGATCCACAACCGTTCTCCTAAAAGTGCGCTTTGGATTGGTTACGCATGGGGCTTAGGCCAATTCACGACTGGTATTAGTTGGGTATACGTCAGTATTGATGGCTTTGGCGGAATGCCTCTGGCTGCCAATTTATTCTTAATGGCATTGCTTGTTGGTTATCTTGCGGTCTACTCCGGCCTATTTACTTGGAGTTTAAACAAGTACTTCCCTGCTAATAACCTAAGCCGCTTTTTCCTCGCGGCTCCTGCATTGTGGTTAATCTGTGATTGGCTGCGTGGTTGGGTAATGACTGGCTTCCCGTGGTTATGGCTAGGTTACAGCCAAATCGACTCTCCACTAGGCTCATTCGCACCGATTGGTGGTGTAGAGCTAGTAACTCTAGCGATCATTGTTTCAGCCTCTGCATTCGCTTATGCGATTGTTAACAGGGCATGGAGTATCGCTATTATTCCCGCTGTCGTATTTTGCGCTGGCTTTGGTATTCGCAACATCGATTGGGTCACGCCGAACCCTGAAAAAACAACGTCAGTCGTCTTAATACAAGGCAACGTCGATCAAGACAGCAAATGGCTACCTAGCCATCGCTGGCCAACGATGATGAAGTACACAGACCTAAGCCGAGAAAACTGGGACGCCGATATCATCATCTGGCCTGAGGCTGCTATTCCAGCATTCGAAGTTGAGATTCCATCTTTCTTACGTAACTTAGATAGCGCAGCAAAGATGAACAACAGCTCAATCATCACTGGCGTACTCAACCAGTCTGAAGATAAGAAGTACTACAACAGCGTTCTTTCTCTAGGTGTCAATCCATACGGTGAATACAGCTACGATCCAGACGAACGCTACCATAAACACCACCTGTTACCGTTTGGTGAGTTTGTTCCGTTTGAAGATATCCTGCGCCCATTAGCACCTTTCTTTAATTTGCCAATGTCATCATTTAGCCGTGGCGACTTTGTTCAACCAAACATCGTGGCAAATGGACGTCATCTAGCACCGGCGCTTTGTTATGAGATCATCTTTAATGACCAAGTTAGGCAGAACGTAACAGATGAAACTGACTTTATCTTAACACTCTCTAACGATGCGTGGTTTGGTCGTTCTATTGGCCCGTTGCAACATATGGAAATCGCACAGATGCGTGCTCTGGAGCTTGGTAAGCCAGTTATTCGCTCTACCAACAATGGTGTGACTGCAGTTACCGATTACAAAGGCAACATCATCAAACAAGTGCCTCAGTTTGAAACAGCAGTATTAAAAGCTGAACTCATTTCAACGGATGGTCAAACGCCTTATCACACAGTAGGTACTTGGCCACTGTATATTTGGGCGATGCTGAGTTTGGTGGCTGGCTGGTTTATGAGAAGAAAAGACTAG